A single region of the Microcella sp. genome encodes:
- a CDS encoding carbohydrate ABC transporter permease, with amino-acid sequence MIASRNEVLIGRVLLILALILTLIPLLNMLSAALQPADRNPTGMSWPTDPQWINFVTAFEVGNVWRLMGSSAFIVLCVVPVSLIIATLAGYALGGLRVRGNRVILIVFVLGLTIPFESLIIPLYYQAQALGTLNTQWAVIFPLIGLFMPFSVFWMRAHFVNVPRELSEAARVDGATLWQEFTRIQLPLAMPSVSALTILLFIWTWNQFLLPVVLIANPLDRTVAGALTFFQGQYYLSIPLLNAGALIIVLPAIAIFLIFQRQFIKALLQGAVKG; translated from the coding sequence TTGATCGCGTCGCGCAACGAAGTGCTGATCGGCCGAGTGCTGCTGATTCTCGCCCTCATTCTGACTCTCATCCCCCTGCTCAACATGCTGTCTGCCGCACTGCAGCCGGCCGATCGCAATCCGACAGGCATGTCGTGGCCGACTGATCCTCAGTGGATCAACTTCGTGACCGCGTTCGAGGTGGGCAACGTCTGGCGCCTCATGGGGTCGAGCGCCTTCATCGTGCTGTGCGTCGTGCCGGTGAGTCTCATCATCGCCACCCTGGCCGGCTACGCTCTCGGCGGTCTGCGGGTGCGAGGAAACCGCGTCATCTTGATCGTCTTCGTGCTGGGGCTCACCATTCCGTTCGAGTCGCTCATCATTCCGCTCTACTACCAGGCGCAGGCACTCGGCACCCTCAACACCCAATGGGCCGTGATCTTTCCGCTCATCGGCCTCTTCATGCCGTTCTCGGTGTTCTGGATGCGCGCGCACTTCGTCAATGTGCCGCGAGAGCTGTCTGAGGCTGCCCGAGTCGATGGCGCGACCCTGTGGCAAGAGTTCACCAGAATCCAGCTGCCGCTCGCGATGCCGTCGGTGAGCGCGTTGACGATTCTGCTCTTCATCTGGACCTGGAACCAGTTCTTGCTGCCCGTCGTGCTCATCGCGAATCCGCTCGATCGCACCGTCGCCGGTGCCCTCACGTTCTTCCAGGGGCAGTACTACCTCAGCATCCCCCTGCTGAACGCGGGGGCCCTGATCATCGTGCTTCCGGCGATCGCGATCTTCCTCATCTTCCAGCGGCAGTTCATCAAGGCCCTGCTGCAGGGCGCCGTCAAGGGCTGA
- a CDS encoding glycosyl hydrolase family 32 — MPFSRDDYWVWDFWFADDGDRFHLYYLHAPRTLRDPDLRHRNARVGHAVSTDLRTWRDLGECLAPDGSTAIDADATWTGSVVRDVDGGWRMFYTGSRFLTPLGAANIETVAVATSHDLHTWVKHPEQALSADPSLYETLGATSWREEAWRDPWVMQAPRGHGWWMLLTARSSHGDDELDRGVIGLATSDDLISWQVRPPLSEPGAGFCHLEVPQVIDVDGHRAVIFSCDTPALAGARAERGERGGIWIVDVDDALSSIDASSARLLLDDAHYAARVVTDRDGQPQLLAFRNTTVDSVFTGGITDPMPLRWSALTGISVDQSAEVFS; from the coding sequence ATGCCGTTCTCCCGCGATGACTACTGGGTCTGGGATTTCTGGTTCGCCGACGACGGCGATCGCTTCCACCTGTACTACCTGCATGCACCGCGCACCCTTCGCGACCCCGATCTGCGGCACCGCAATGCTCGAGTCGGCCACGCGGTCTCGACCGACTTGCGCACCTGGAGAGACCTCGGCGAGTGCCTGGCACCCGACGGCAGCACAGCCATCGACGCCGACGCGACCTGGACGGGCAGCGTCGTGAGAGATGTCGATGGCGGCTGGCGGATGTTCTACACGGGCTCGCGCTTTCTCACACCTCTGGGCGCGGCGAACATCGAGACCGTTGCCGTGGCGACGTCGCACGACCTGCATACCTGGGTCAAGCATCCTGAGCAGGCGCTCTCGGCAGACCCATCGCTGTACGAAACGCTGGGCGCGACCTCGTGGCGTGAAGAAGCCTGGCGCGACCCGTGGGTCATGCAGGCTCCCCGCGGGCACGGGTGGTGGATGCTGCTGACCGCCCGATCGTCGCACGGTGACGACGAGCTCGATCGCGGAGTGATCGGTCTGGCCACCTCTGACGACCTGATCTCGTGGCAGGTGCGCCCACCGCTGTCTGAGCCCGGTGCGGGGTTCTGTCATCTCGAGGTGCCCCAAGTGATCGACGTCGACGGGCACCGCGCCGTCATCTTCTCGTGCGATACCCCGGCGCTCGCCGGAGCACGTGCCGAGCGAGGTGAGCGTGGTGGCATCTGGATCGTCGACGTCGATGATGCCCTGAGCAGCATCGACGCGAGCTCCGCCAGGCTGCTGCTCGACGATGCGCACTACGCAGCGCGTGTCGTGACTGATCGAGACGGTCAGCCGCAGCTGCTGGCCTTTCGCAACACGACCGTCGACTCCGTCTTCACCGGGGGCATCACCGATCCGATGCCGTTGCGCTGGAGCGCGTTGACCGGCATCAGCGTCGATCAGTCAGCAGAGGTGTTCTCGTGA
- a CDS encoding serine hydrolase domain-containing protein — translation MTPEVGGTVAPGFEPVAAAFAEAFSQHDAMGAALAVRADGRPVVDLWGGVADARTSTPWSDSTVSVIFSCTKGLMAILAAKLVQEGRLDYEAPVAEYWPEFAQAGKEKVLVRHVLAHRSGLSAPVVDFSTDDLLDWSTVTSALAAQRPLWAPGYAHSYHAITHGWLIGEVIRRITGATPGDWFRTVITDPLGVDAWIGAPATIEPRIARLSVGETLRSHVDELAAQRVAGVVDWPDRAMTMGGALPPTLVDGDEGFNDPRLHAAQIPAAGAIASASALATIWSATVVAEGGVRLLDADIVNIARRSQSDGQPFYPAPAPWPRWGMGFQLDSEARRYLTAHSFGHDGAGGQVAFADPVHRIGFAFTTNVMEAVDQRATRIIDALRECVSS, via the coding sequence GTGACCCCGGAGGTCGGCGGAACCGTCGCACCGGGCTTCGAGCCGGTGGCCGCGGCGTTCGCAGAAGCGTTCAGCCAGCACGACGCGATGGGCGCGGCGTTGGCCGTGCGCGCCGACGGAAGGCCGGTCGTCGATCTCTGGGGTGGAGTGGCCGATGCCCGCACGTCGACCCCGTGGAGCGACTCGACGGTGAGCGTGATCTTCTCGTGCACGAAGGGGCTCATGGCGATTCTCGCGGCGAAGCTCGTGCAAGAGGGTCGGCTCGACTACGAGGCACCTGTCGCCGAGTACTGGCCGGAGTTCGCCCAGGCAGGTAAAGAGAAGGTGCTCGTCAGACACGTGCTGGCGCACCGCAGCGGGCTCAGTGCTCCAGTCGTCGACTTCTCGACTGACGACCTGCTCGACTGGAGCACGGTCACCTCGGCGCTCGCCGCTCAGCGCCCGCTGTGGGCTCCCGGATACGCGCACTCGTATCACGCCATCACCCACGGCTGGTTGATCGGCGAAGTCATCCGGCGCATCACTGGAGCGACCCCGGGCGACTGGTTCAGAACGGTCATCACCGACCCGCTCGGCGTCGATGCCTGGATCGGAGCGCCCGCCACGATCGAGCCGCGCATCGCGAGGCTGAGCGTCGGCGAGACGCTGCGGAGCCATGTCGATGAGCTCGCCGCGCAGCGGGTCGCGGGCGTCGTCGACTGGCCAGATCGAGCGATGACGATGGGGGGCGCCCTGCCGCCTACGCTCGTCGATGGTGATGAGGGCTTCAACGACCCGCGGCTGCACGCCGCGCAGATTCCCGCCGCCGGGGCAATCGCGAGCGCCAGCGCGCTCGCGACCATCTGGTCGGCAACCGTGGTTGCCGAGGGGGGAGTGCGCCTGCTCGACGCCGACATCGTGAACATTGCAAGACGGAGTCAGAGCGACGGTCAGCCCTTCTACCCTGCACCTGCGCCCTGGCCGAGATGGGGGATGGGCTTCCAGCTCGACTCTGAAGCTCGGCGCTACCTCACCGCGCACAGCTTCGGTCACGACGGCGCTGGTGGCCAGGTGGCGTTCGCCGACCCCGTGCACCGCATCGGCTTCGCCTTCACGACCAACGTGATGGAAGCCGTCGATCAGCGGGCGACGCGCATCATCGATGCGCTGCGCGAATGCGTCAGCTCATGA
- a CDS encoding LemA family protein gives MEILVIVGVLILLVVVAGIYLWATYNSLVTLNVRVDEAWSDITVQLKRRADLLPNLIEAVKGYAAHEKQVFENVTKARAETLSAQGPAEAAAAENHMQQALKSIFAVAEAYPQLQASQNFLQLQGELVDTEDKIQASRRFYNGGVRELNVKIKQFPNTLFVRSLGFTERDFFEVADSAAIAEPPRVQF, from the coding sequence ATGGAAATTCTGGTGATCGTCGGTGTGCTCATCCTGCTCGTCGTCGTGGCAGGCATCTACCTGTGGGCGACGTACAACTCGCTCGTGACGCTCAACGTTCGCGTGGACGAGGCGTGGAGCGACATCACGGTGCAGCTCAAGCGCCGCGCCGACCTGCTGCCGAACCTCATCGAGGCGGTCAAGGGCTATGCCGCGCATGAGAAGCAGGTCTTCGAGAACGTCACGAAGGCCCGCGCCGAGACGCTCAGCGCACAGGGCCCGGCCGAGGCTGCCGCTGCCGAGAACCACATGCAGCAGGCCCTCAAGAGCATCTTCGCCGTCGCCGAGGCCTACCCCCAGCTGCAGGCGAGTCAGAACTTCTTGCAGCTGCAGGGCGAGCTCGTCGACACCGAAGACAAGATTCAGGCCTCGCGTCGCTTCTACAACGGCGGAGTGCGCGAGCTCAACGTCAAGATCAAGCAGTTTCCGAACACGCTCTTCGTGCGCAGCCTCGGCTTCACCGAGCGCGACTTCTTCGAGGTGGCAGATTCGGCAGCGATCGCCGAGCCGCCGCGCGTGCAGTTCTAG
- a CDS encoding M48 family metallopeptidase, protein MYRAIAANKRNTVFIIVLFVIIIGLLGLFADFYFGGNYSIFIGTLIGATIYTIVQYFAAGSQALSISGARPITKADNPRLYRIVENLAITEGLPMPRVYVINDPAPNAFATGRDPKHASVAATTGLLEIMNDRELAGVMAHEIGHVKNYDIRVATIVFGLVVAVGFIADVLFRMAFWGGSRNNNGNPIMLVLGLLAMIIAPLVAAVVQAAVSRQREYLADATGALTTRDPEALASALQKLGDYARPMKRQNSTMAHLYISDPMKPGVVDRMFQTHPPIPDRVKRILENANRF, encoded by the coding sequence GTGTATCGCGCGATAGCCGCGAACAAGCGCAACACGGTGTTCATCATCGTGCTGTTCGTCATCATCATCGGGTTGCTGGGCCTGTTCGCCGACTTCTATTTCGGCGGCAACTACAGCATCTTCATCGGCACGCTCATCGGTGCGACGATCTACACGATCGTGCAGTACTTCGCCGCGGGGTCTCAGGCGCTCTCGATCTCGGGGGCGAGGCCGATCACCAAGGCAGACAACCCGCGCCTCTACCGCATCGTCGAGAACCTCGCCATCACTGAGGGCCTGCCGATGCCGCGGGTGTACGTCATCAACGACCCCGCCCCGAACGCCTTCGCGACGGGGCGCGACCCGAAACACGCCAGTGTCGCGGCCACCACCGGGCTGCTCGAGATCATGAACGACCGAGAGCTCGCGGGGGTCATGGCGCACGAGATCGGTCACGTCAAGAACTACGACATCAGAGTGGCGACGATCGTGTTCGGGCTCGTGGTCGCTGTCGGATTCATCGCCGACGTGCTGTTCCGCATGGCCTTCTGGGGCGGCAGCCGCAACAACAACGGCAACCCGATCATGCTCGTGCTCGGCCTGCTGGCCATGATCATCGCGCCGCTCGTGGCCGCGGTCGTGCAGGCTGCAGTGTCTCGGCAGCGCGAATACCTCGCCGACGCCACGGGCGCCCTCACGACGCGCGACCCCGAGGCCCTCGCGAGCGCCCTGCAGAAGCTCGGCGACTATGCGCGGCCCATGAAGCGCCAGAATTCGACGATGGCGCACCTTTACATCAGCGACCCGATGAAGCCCGGCGTCGTCGACCGCATGTTCCAGACGCACCCGCCCATTCCCGACCGCGTCAAGCGCATCCTCGAGAACGCGAACCGCTTCTAG
- a CDS encoding crosslink repair DNA glycosylase YcaQ family protein: protein MPRLTAAQARRLALAAQGFDREHPAAVSTRQLNATIDRLQVLQLDSVNVFARSHYLPLFARLGAYDQNDLDASVFARRGRYTEYWAHEAAVIRRDDWPLWHWKREALRARYTERSAWVRGNTAMLDWLLTELAEKGPLTVSEVEHDATERRGPWWGWSDVKEGLEYLFAFGDVVSGGRRGFSRVYALPEQVGLAALHAEAVPRVDAQRELVLRSVRALGVGTVGDIADYYRLKIQPTRDALHSLLETGEVERVKVQGWGREGRDGDGFVVPGVSIPRRIEATAVLSPFDPVVWNRDRALRLFGFHYRIEIYTPAAKRQFGYYTLPVLVDDRLLGRIDLKSDRKAGVLRVQSAWVEPGSSVSELAARVAPVLRRASTWQGLGEVVVAEPLWGDAAAAVRAAL, encoded by the coding sequence GTGCCACGACTCACTGCCGCCCAGGCGCGCCGCCTCGCCCTCGCCGCGCAAGGCTTCGACCGCGAGCATCCGGCGGCGGTGAGCACCCGCCAGCTCAACGCCACGATCGATCGTCTGCAGGTGCTGCAGCTCGATTCGGTGAACGTGTTCGCACGATCGCACTACCTGCCGCTGTTCGCGCGCCTCGGCGCCTACGACCAGAACGACCTCGATGCGAGCGTCTTCGCCCGCCGCGGTCGTTACACCGAATACTGGGCTCATGAGGCGGCGGTCATCCGGCGCGACGATTGGCCGCTCTGGCACTGGAAGCGCGAGGCCCTCCGCGCCCGCTACACCGAACGAAGCGCCTGGGTGCGCGGCAACACCGCGATGCTCGACTGGCTGCTCACCGAGCTCGCCGAGAAGGGGCCGCTCACCGTCAGCGAGGTCGAGCACGACGCGACGGAGCGTCGTGGCCCGTGGTGGGGGTGGAGCGACGTCAAAGAGGGTCTTGAGTACCTCTTCGCCTTCGGCGATGTCGTGAGCGGCGGGCGCCGAGGATTCTCGAGGGTCTACGCCCTGCCTGAGCAGGTGGGCCTCGCCGCACTGCACGCCGAAGCAGTGCCCCGCGTCGACGCTCAACGAGAGCTCGTGCTGCGCAGCGTGCGGGCACTCGGCGTCGGCACAGTGGGCGACATCGCTGACTACTACCGCTTGAAGATTCAGCCGACACGGGATGCCCTCCACTCGCTACTCGAGACCGGTGAGGTTGAACGCGTCAAGGTGCAGGGTTGGGGGCGCGAGGGCCGCGACGGAGATGGGTTCGTGGTGCCGGGGGTGAGCATCCCGCGCCGCATCGAGGCGACCGCCGTCTTGTCGCCCTTCGACCCGGTCGTGTGGAACCGTGATCGTGCGCTGCGACTGTTCGGCTTTCACTACCGCATCGAGATCTACACTCCGGCTGCGAAGCGGCAGTTCGGCTACTACACGCTGCCCGTGCTCGTCGATGACCGGCTTCTCGGCCGCATCGACCTCAAGAGCGATCGCAAGGCCGGGGTATTGAGGGTGCAGTCGGCGTGGGTCGAGCCGGGTTCTTCGGTGTCAGAACTCGCGGCGCGAGTGGCGCCCGTGCTGCGGAGGGCATCCACCTGGCAGGGCCTCGGCGAGGTCGTCGTGGCTGAGCCCCTGTGGGGCGATGCGGCGGCCGCGGTTCGCGCCGCCCTCTGA
- a CDS encoding ABC transporter substrate-binding protein — protein sequence MNTTRTLAAVALATTAALTLGACADAGAEAPANGIDAATATSLADFGSFEELEAAAKAEGQLNVIALPRDWANYGEILDLFASKYPEITINEASPDASSAEEIQAAENLKGQDTAPDVFDLGLAVALASTDYFAPYKVQRWNDIPDALKESNGLFYADYGGYMAVGYDPDAVPAPTSLQDLLKPEYRGKVAINGDPTQAGAAFAAVGMATVQNGGTLDDFSAGIDFFQELNSAGNFIKIDPTPATIASGETPVVFDWDYLNAGYAAGLEGQRNWEVVIFDGTGYAGYYNQAINKDAPNPAAARLWMEFLYSPEAQNLWLKGGARPVLAEAMAAEGTIDTALYAALPEAPEDTVVPSAAQSAAAGTLLGQRWAAAVQ from the coding sequence GTGAACACCACACGCACGCTCGCCGCCGTCGCTCTCGCGACGACTGCCGCACTCACGCTCGGCGCTTGCGCCGACGCCGGTGCCGAGGCGCCTGCCAACGGTATCGACGCAGCCACGGCGACCAGCCTGGCCGACTTCGGTTCGTTCGAAGAGCTCGAGGCGGCCGCCAAGGCCGAGGGCCAGCTCAATGTCATCGCCCTGCCGCGCGACTGGGCGAACTACGGCGAGATTCTCGACCTCTTCGCCTCGAAGTACCCCGAGATCACCATCAATGAGGCGTCGCCCGACGCGTCGAGCGCTGAAGAGATCCAGGCTGCCGAGAACCTCAAGGGCCAAGACACGGCTCCTGACGTGTTCGACCTCGGCCTTGCCGTGGCGCTCGCGAGCACCGACTACTTCGCGCCCTACAAGGTGCAGCGCTGGAACGACATTCCTGACGCTTTGAAAGAGTCGAACGGCCTCTTCTACGCCGACTACGGCGGATACATGGCTGTCGGCTACGACCCCGACGCGGTTCCGGCCCCGACGAGCCTGCAAGACCTGCTGAAGCCCGAGTACCGCGGAAAGGTCGCCATCAACGGCGACCCGACTCAGGCCGGCGCGGCGTTCGCGGCCGTCGGCATGGCGACCGTGCAGAACGGCGGAACGCTCGACGATTTCAGCGCGGGCATCGACTTCTTCCAAGAGCTCAACTCTGCCGGCAACTTCATCAAGATCGACCCGACCCCTGCCACGATCGCGTCGGGTGAGACCCCCGTCGTGTTCGACTGGGACTACCTGAACGCTGGCTACGCAGCCGGTCTTGAAGGTCAGCGCAACTGGGAGGTCGTGATCTTCGACGGCACCGGATACGCCGGCTACTACAACCAGGCGATCAACAAAGACGCGCCGAACCCGGCCGCAGCTCGCCTGTGGATGGAGTTCCTCTACAGCCCCGAGGCGCAGAACCTGTGGCTCAAGGGCGGCGCCCGCCCCGTTCTCGCCGAGGCGATGGCCGCTGAGGGAACGATCGACACGGCGCTGTACGCCGCGCTGCCGGAGGCTCCGGAAGACACCGTCGTGCCCTCGGCCGCGCAGAGCGCAGCTGCTGGCACGCTGCTCGGCCAGCGTTGGGCAGCTGCTGTCCAGTAA
- a CDS encoding ABC transporter permease subunit produces the protein MGLVPFGLYLALFLLLPTVLALSSGFFQKDGSFTWDNVAALGDPVIQTTFITTLWLSALTAVVGAVLGALVCYALIGVRHDGPLRSVIDSASGVLAQFGGVMLAFAFVATIGIQGTMTVLLRDAGFDIYANGVWLYEAPGLILPYIYFQVPLMVIVFLPALEALKPQWVEANATLGGSTASFWWRIGIPVLAPSFLGSLLLLFANAFSSYATAAALTSQGQSIVPLQIRAALTSETVLGRENLAGALALGMIIVMTIVMSLYALVQRRAARWQR, from the coding sequence ATGGGCCTGGTGCCCTTCGGCCTCTATCTCGCGCTGTTTCTGCTGCTGCCCACCGTGCTGGCGCTGAGTTCGGGCTTCTTTCAGAAAGACGGCTCGTTCACGTGGGATAACGTCGCGGCGCTCGGCGACCCCGTCATTCAGACGACCTTCATCACGACCCTGTGGCTCTCGGCGCTCACCGCCGTCGTCGGCGCGGTGCTGGGCGCCCTCGTCTGCTACGCGCTCATCGGCGTTCGACACGACGGGCCCCTGCGTTCGGTCATCGACTCGGCCTCGGGAGTGCTCGCCCAGTTCGGCGGCGTCATGCTCGCCTTCGCCTTCGTCGCGACGATCGGCATTCAGGGCACGATGACCGTGCTGCTGCGCGACGCCGGCTTCGACATCTACGCCAACGGCGTCTGGCTCTATGAAGCCCCGGGGCTCATCCTGCCCTACATCTACTTTCAGGTGCCCCTCATGGTGATCGTCTTCTTGCCCGCCCTCGAAGCGCTCAAGCCGCAGTGGGTCGAAGCGAACGCCACGCTCGGCGGCTCGACTGCGAGCTTCTGGTGGCGCATCGGCATTCCCGTGCTCGCCCCCTCGTTTCTCGGCTCGCTGCTGCTGCTGTTCGCGAACGCCTTCTCGTCGTATGCGACGGCTGCGGCCCTCACGAGTCAGGGGCAGTCGATCGTGCCGTTGCAGATTCGCGCGGCACTCACGAGCGAGACTGTGCTCGGCCGCGAGAATCTCGCAGGGGCCCTCGCCCTCGGCATGATCATCGTCATGACGATCGTCATGAGCCTCTATGCGCTCGTGCAGCGTCGTGCCGCGAGGTGGCAGCGATGA
- a CDS encoding ABC transporter permease — protein MSAAGRLAPSPWLRRSILIVIGGVFLIPIASMVEFTMRRGLEGGHDFSRWIAVFTGDIGSAYRTLWEGIGNSVVLAIVTVVLVMVLLVPTMILVALRFPGLKRVLEFLCLLPLTIPAIVLVVGLAPVYQVVGRLAGSGAWTLALAYGVLVLPFAYRAVQSNIDSIDIITLSEAARSLGASWPVVVLSVLVPNLRRGLLAAAFISVAVVLGEFTVASLLSRTTLQTALVIASKADAFVAVIFALLALLFAFVLLLVIGRIGGGRTRRTT, from the coding sequence ATGAGCGCCGCGGGCAGACTCGCGCCCAGCCCGTGGCTGCGGCGCAGCATCCTGATCGTCATCGGTGGCGTCTTTCTCATTCCGATCGCGTCGATGGTCGAATTCACGATGCGCCGGGGGCTCGAAGGCGGCCACGACTTCTCGCGCTGGATCGCCGTCTTCACCGGCGATATCGGCAGCGCCTACCGCACGCTGTGGGAGGGCATCGGCAACTCGGTGGTGCTCGCCATCGTCACCGTCGTGCTCGTCATGGTGCTGCTCGTGCCGACCATGATTCTCGTCGCCCTGAGGTTTCCGGGTCTCAAGCGAGTGCTCGAGTTCTTGTGCCTCCTGCCGCTGACGATTCCGGCCATCGTGCTCGTCGTCGGGCTCGCCCCGGTGTATCAGGTGGTCGGCCGACTCGCGGGCAGCGGGGCGTGGACGCTTGCTCTCGCCTACGGCGTGCTCGTGCTGCCCTTCGCCTATCGGGCCGTGCAGTCGAACATCGACTCGATCGACATCATCACCCTCAGCGAGGCAGCCCGGTCACTGGGCGCCTCGTGGCCCGTCGTCGTGCTGAGTGTGCTCGTGCCCAACCTTCGGCGCGGACTGCTCGCTGCGGCGTTCATCTCGGTGGCGGTGGTGCTCGGCGAGTTCACGGTCGCCTCACTGCTCAGTCGCACCACGCTGCAGACCGCGCTCGTCATCGCCTCGAAGGCCGACGCCTTCGTGGCCGTCATCTTCGCACTACTCGCCCTGCTCTTCGCCTTCGTGCTGCTGCTCGTCATCGGGCGCATCGGCGGGGGCAGAACCCGGAGGACCACATGA
- a CDS encoding ABC transporter ATP-binding protein, which translates to MTTTAPAVRTSARVGFVDVVKRFGTMTALDKISLELEPGEFVALLGPSGCGKTTALRVLAGLESADDGHILIDDRDVIDVPTSRRDIGMVFQAYSLFPHLTARENVEFGLRMRRVPAADRRRRADEALDLVGLDHHGERFAHQLSGGQQQRVALARALVTEPRVLLLDEPLSALDAKVRVQLREQIRRIQTELGITTLFVTHDQEEALAVADRVAVMRAGTIEQIGTPEELYSRPANAFVADFVGLSNRLPGRVEGAAITVAGQRLALIDPSVGEGDAIALVRPEDVVFVASGERDAREGTVLTTSFLGSLRRTRVRLTDGSELAVQHDVALSPAPGESVHVRLTGQPVAVSRD; encoded by the coding sequence ATGACCACCACCGCACCCGCCGTTCGCACGTCGGCCCGCGTCGGCTTCGTCGACGTCGTCAAGCGATTCGGCACGATGACGGCGCTCGACAAGATCTCTCTCGAGCTCGAACCCGGAGAGTTCGTGGCGCTGCTCGGGCCTTCTGGCTGCGGAAAGACCACCGCACTGCGTGTGCTCGCCGGCCTCGAGTCGGCCGACGACGGCCACATTCTCATCGACGATCGTGACGTGATCGACGTGCCCACGAGCCGGCGCGACATCGGCATGGTCTTCCAGGCCTATTCGCTCTTTCCGCACCTGACCGCGCGCGAGAACGTCGAGTTCGGTCTGCGCATGCGGCGGGTGCCGGCCGCTGATCGGCGGCGTCGCGCTGATGAGGCGCTCGACCTCGTGGGGCTCGACCACCATGGCGAGCGTTTCGCGCACCAGCTGTCGGGCGGCCAGCAGCAACGCGTGGCACTCGCGCGCGCGCTCGTCACCGAGCCGCGCGTGCTGCTGCTCGATGAACCGCTGAGCGCTCTCGATGCGAAGGTGCGCGTGCAGTTGCGCGAGCAGATTCGTCGCATTCAGACCGAGCTCGGCATCACGACGCTCTTCGTGACCCACGATCAAGAAGAGGCGCTCGCGGTCGCCGACCGGGTCGCCGTCATGCGCGCAGGCACGATCGAGCAGATCGGAACCCCCGAAGAGCTCTACAGCCGCCCCGCCAACGCTTTCGTCGCCGACTTCGTCGGGCTGAGCAACCGGCTGCCCGGTCGCGTCGAAGGCGCGGCGATCACGGTCGCCGGCCAGCGGCTGGCCCTCATCGACCCGAGCGTCGGCGAGGGCGACGCGATCGCGCTCGTGCGCCCCGAAGACGTCGTCTTCGTCGCGAGCGGTGAACGGGATGCTCGAGAGGGCACCGTGCTGACGACCTCGTTTCTCGGCTCACTGCGCCGCACCCGGGTGCGCCTCACCGACGGCTCAGAACTCGCCGTGCAGCACGATGTCGCACTGTCGCCCGCACCGGGAGAGAGCGTGCACGTGCGTCTCACGGGGCAGCCCGTGGCTGTGTCGCGCGACTGA
- a CDS encoding AI-2E family transporter: MFWRPKADPPVRGGDDAVSPGMRTAAAWSWRFLAVAGALWVLIFLIIELRLLVIPLLIGVLLAALLVPYANWLDRRLKFPRWLAVTTSMLTLLGVVTALVWLVVAEVRAGWPSLRDRSVEAFDEFLVWLTATFGVSADEVTEWLDVVLGELDFSTDGPLVSGALSFGTTAAEILAGTVLVLFSLLFFVIDGRGIWGFVVKLFPRKARVAVDGAAQAGWITLTNFSKVQIFVAFVDGLGIGLIAWLLGLPLALPIGVAVFLASFVPFIGAIVTGALAVLIALVYNGPVIALLMLGGVLLVQQLESNVLQPLIMGTAVRVHPLAVVLAVGAGGLIAGIPGTLFAVPIVAFVNVFVRYIAAGTWRTTPHPVAADVLPPPQERS; the protein is encoded by the coding sequence ATGTTCTGGCGACCCAAGGCAGACCCGCCCGTGCGCGGCGGCGATGACGCCGTCTCACCGGGCATGCGCACAGCCGCGGCCTGGTCGTGGCGCTTCTTGGCGGTCGCGGGCGCCCTCTGGGTGCTCATCTTTCTCATCATCGAACTGCGCCTGCTCGTCATCCCGCTGCTGATCGGGGTGCTGCTCGCCGCGCTGCTGGTGCCCTACGCGAACTGGCTCGATCGTCGGCTGAAGTTTCCGCGGTGGCTCGCGGTGACGACGTCGATGCTGACGCTGCTCGGAGTCGTGACTGCGCTCGTCTGGCTCGTCGTCGCCGAAGTGCGCGCGGGCTGGCCCAGCCTGCGCGATCGCTCGGTCGAAGCGTTCGACGAGTTTCTGGTCTGGCTCACCGCCACGTTCGGGGTGAGCGCTGACGAGGTGACCGAGTGGCTCGACGTCGTGCTCGGCGAGCTCGACTTCTCGACCGATGGCCCACTCGTGTCTGGAGCCCTGTCGTTCGGCACGACGGCGGCCGAGATTCTCGCCGGCACTGTGCTCGTGCTGTTCTCGCTGCTCTTCTTCGTCATCGACGGCCGTGGCATCTGGGGCTTCGTCGTCAAGCTGTTTCCGCGCAAGGCACGAGTGGCGGTCGACGGTGCCGCCCAGGCCGGATGGATCACGCTCACCAACTTCTCGAAGGTGCAGATCTTCGTCGCCTTCGTCGACGGGCTCGGCATCGGCCTCATCGCGTGGCTGCTCGGCCTGCCGCTCGCGCTGCCCATCGGCGTCGCCGTCTTCTTGGCGAGCTTCGTTCCCTTCATCGGCGCGATCGTGACCGGTGCGCTCGCCGTGCTGATCGCACTCGTCTACAACGGCCCGGTGATCGCGCTGCTCATGCTCGGCGGGGTGCTGCTCGTGCAGCAGCTCGAGAGCAACGTGCTGCAACCACTCATCATGGGCACGGCGGTGCGCGTGCATCCGCTTGCGGTGGTGCTCGCCGTCGGTGCGGGCGGGCTCATCGCAGGAATTCCCGGCACGCTGTTCGCGGTGCCGATCGTCGCCTTCGTCAACGTGTTCGTGAGATACATCGCGGCCGGCACGTGGCGCACCACCCCCCACCCCGTCGCGGCCGACGTTCTTCCCCCACCGCAGGAGCGCTCATGA